The following are from one region of the Carassius auratus strain Wakin chromosome 43, ASM336829v1, whole genome shotgun sequence genome:
- the LOC113061256 gene encoding carboxylesterase 5A-like, with the protein MLGDLFMMVPFIEVASYRDAALPVYEFQHWPSICKDYRPSFVKADHGDELGFEFGACFWDGHIKVGTLTEEENRYAEPS; encoded by the exons ATGCTGGGGGATCTTTTTATGATGGTTCCCTTCATTGAGGTTGCATCTTACAGAG ATGCTGCATTGCCTGTGTATGAGTTCCAGCACTGGCCAAGTATATGTAAAGATTACAGACCCAGCTTTGTGAAAGCTGACCATGGTGATGAACTTGGATTTGAGTTTGGGGCCTGCTTTTGGGATGGCCATATCAAAGTCG GAACACTCACTGAGGAAGAAAACCGCTATGCAGAACCATCATGA